A genomic stretch from Pseudomonas alkylphenolica includes:
- a CDS encoding phage tail protein translates to MTETFSFDVEAEIDGDVRQRTWENEFGDGYVQSGGTGINTKSQSWSASHTGMLEAGEEALAIRDFLDRHEGYKTFFWTPPGGVQGRYRANGYKLRTRGNPKLVTINWSFEQRFTPY, encoded by the coding sequence ATGACGGAAACCTTCAGCTTCGACGTGGAGGCCGAGATCGACGGCGATGTCCGCCAGCGCACCTGGGAAAACGAATTCGGCGATGGGTATGTGCAATCAGGCGGTACCGGCATCAATACGAAGTCGCAGTCCTGGAGCGCATCCCACACCGGGATGCTGGAGGCGGGCGAGGAGGCTCTGGCAATTCGCGATTTTCTCGACCGGCACGAAGGCTACAAGACCTTCTTCTGGACGCCCCCTGGCGGTGTGCAAGGGCGGTACCGGGCCAATGGTTACAAGCTCAGGACCAGAGGTAACCCCAAGCTGGTCACGATCAACTGGAGTTTCGAGCAGCGATTCACCCCCTACTGA
- a CDS encoding terminase large subunit, translating to MANLQAKTRKTSSSVEVKKASYAVDPVTAWAQEVYSGKVLAGPDIRNACGRHLRDLEDGPKRGLTWDLEKANRAIRYFKTVLKLNGGEHEGSPFVLLPWQAFIVGSIFGWMAPDGYRRFRTVYIESGKGSGKSPLAAGIGLYCLTSDGEPRAEVYAAATKRDQAMILFRDAVAMVDQSPALMKKIKKSGRDEKVWNLAYLATGSFFRPISSDDGQSGPRPHCALIDEVHEHKNNKTVEFMRAGTKGRRQALILMITNSGHDRTSVCYSYHQLGVNVCAAGAKGVTKRHRHFNDGFFAFICSLDKGDDPFKDEKCWGKANPSLGHTFQPKYLREQVTDAKGMPAKASTVRRLNFCQWVDAANPWVEIDTWLSCCAKFDREKLAGEACYGGLDLSGKRDLTALNLYFPESGKSIAEFWTPKDTLLDRAAVDGVPYEVWLGDGHIHAPPGKAINYAFVAKRLGELAAKYDIKAVAFDPYHMAYLEAELEAQGIELNLVPHGQGFRPARESNLWMTHSIDLLEDLILTGKIQVLENPCLTWNVASAVMEADAQENRIFSKRKKTGRIDGAVAMAMAVGAANQTEAKPEKSLSDHITKHGIRTL from the coding sequence GGCCCAAGAGGTTTACTCCGGCAAGGTTTTGGCGGGCCCTGATATTCGCAATGCTTGTGGTCGTCACTTGCGCGATCTGGAGGATGGGCCGAAGCGTGGGTTGACCTGGGATCTGGAGAAGGCAAACCGGGCGATCCGATACTTCAAGACAGTGCTGAAGCTCAACGGCGGCGAGCACGAAGGTAGCCCCTTCGTCCTACTGCCCTGGCAGGCATTCATTGTTGGTTCGATCTTTGGCTGGATGGCGCCGGACGGCTACCGCCGGTTTCGTACGGTCTACATCGAGTCAGGGAAAGGCTCGGGCAAGTCGCCGCTGGCTGCTGGTATCGGCCTGTACTGTCTGACGTCTGACGGTGAGCCAAGGGCCGAGGTCTACGCGGCGGCAACGAAGCGTGACCAGGCGATGATCCTGTTCCGTGACGCGGTGGCCATGGTTGATCAGTCGCCGGCGCTGATGAAGAAGATCAAGAAGTCAGGCCGTGATGAGAAGGTCTGGAACCTGGCCTACCTCGCGACCGGATCTTTCTTTCGACCGATCAGCTCGGACGATGGCCAGTCAGGTCCGCGTCCGCACTGCGCCCTGATCGACGAGGTGCATGAACACAAGAACAACAAAACCGTTGAGTTCATGCGTGCCGGTACAAAAGGCCGGCGGCAAGCGCTGATCCTGATGATCACCAACAGCGGGCACGACCGGACTTCGGTTTGCTACAGCTATCACCAGCTTGGCGTGAATGTCTGTGCTGCTGGCGCCAAGGGCGTGACGAAGCGTCATCGTCATTTCAACGACGGGTTCTTTGCCTTTATCTGCTCCCTGGACAAAGGCGATGACCCGTTCAAGGATGAGAAGTGCTGGGGCAAGGCCAACCCTTCGCTGGGGCACACGTTCCAGCCAAAGTACCTGCGCGAGCAGGTCACCGATGCCAAGGGCATGCCGGCGAAGGCGAGCACAGTTCGGCGGCTGAACTTCTGCCAGTGGGTGGACGCTGCGAACCCGTGGGTAGAAATCGATACCTGGCTGTCCTGCTGTGCCAAGTTTGACCGGGAGAAGTTGGCAGGCGAGGCTTGCTATGGCGGCCTCGACCTTTCCGGCAAGCGAGATTTGACTGCGCTGAACCTGTACTTCCCTGAGTCGGGCAAGTCCATCGCTGAGTTCTGGACACCGAAGGACACGCTGCTCGATCGCGCCGCGGTAGATGGTGTGCCGTATGAAGTGTGGCTTGGGGATGGGCATATTCATGCGCCGCCCGGAAAAGCGATCAACTATGCCTTCGTCGCTAAGCGCCTCGGCGAGTTGGCTGCCAAGTACGACATTAAGGCCGTGGCGTTTGACCCGTATCACATGGCTTATCTCGAAGCTGAACTGGAGGCGCAGGGCATTGAGCTCAATCTGGTGCCTCATGGTCAGGGCTTCCGACCAGCTCGGGAGTCAAACCTTTGGATGACCCACTCTATCGATCTGCTGGAGGACTTGATCCTCACCGGGAAGATCCAGGTGCTGGAGAACCCTTGCCTGACCTGGAACGTGGCCTCGGCGGTAATGGAGGCTGACGCTCAGGAAAACCGAATCTTCTCCAAGCGGAAAAAGACCGGCCGCATCGACGGCGCCGTCGCTATGGCGATGGCTGTCGGAGCAGCCAACCAGACCGAGGCGAAGCCCGAGAAAAGCCTTTCGGATCACATAACCAAACACGGAATCAGAACCCTATGA
- a CDS encoding phage head closure protein → MRAGPLKHRCVVKKPHRQKNASGGATETWLDAGEVWAEITMPTGRVAPVAEQLQAVISAEIRIRPRADIVAGWRLAYRGITYKVEAPLLDNDRTMLRLLCSTVPNP, encoded by the coding sequence ATGAGGGCCGGCCCGCTGAAGCACCGGTGCGTGGTGAAGAAGCCGCACCGACAAAAGAACGCGTCTGGTGGCGCCACCGAGACCTGGCTGGACGCCGGCGAGGTTTGGGCGGAAATCACCATGCCGACCGGCCGTGTCGCTCCAGTCGCAGAGCAACTGCAGGCGGTGATCAGCGCGGAGATTCGCATCAGGCCCCGGGCAGACATAGTTGCTGGCTGGCGCCTGGCATACCGTGGCATCACCTACAAGGTCGAGGCTCCGCTGCTGGACAACGACCGCACCATGCTGCGCTTGCTGTGTTCCACCGTTCCTAACCCATGA
- a CDS encoding phage major capsid protein, protein MAVEKKDIDDVAEALGRKFDEFKKTNDKRIDGLEEEKGKLSGQVDTLNEKLGDLDALKSALEKELADLKRPDGTGTKAASEHKTAFMQFVRKGIDTGLGDLQAKALQVGTDADGGYAVPEELDRSIIELLKDTSPMRQVCNQITVGSPDYKRLVSLGGAGSGWVGETDARPATGTPTLGQISAFMGEIYANPQATQTSLDDIFFDAEGWLNSEVSREFSEKEGSAFTSGNGVGKPKGYLAYDLVTDGDKTRAFGKLQKIISGAAGKITGDNLIDLIHSLKAGYRANGRFMMTNLTLAYVRKLKDSEGNYLWRPGLELGQPSTLLSYGITENEDMPDVAADANAISFGDFKRGYTIVDRIGTRVLRDPYTNKPFVGFYTTKRVGGMLVDSQAIKVLTLSAA, encoded by the coding sequence ATGGCTGTTGAAAAGAAAGACATCGATGACGTCGCCGAAGCCCTGGGCCGTAAGTTCGACGAGTTCAAGAAGACCAACGACAAACGCATCGACGGGCTGGAGGAGGAGAAGGGCAAGCTCTCGGGCCAGGTCGACACCCTGAACGAAAAATTGGGCGACCTCGACGCGCTGAAGTCGGCGCTGGAAAAGGAACTGGCCGACCTGAAGCGTCCTGACGGCACCGGCACCAAGGCTGCCAGCGAGCACAAGACCGCGTTCATGCAGTTCGTCCGCAAGGGCATCGATACCGGTTTGGGCGACCTTCAGGCCAAAGCGCTGCAGGTCGGTACCGACGCTGACGGTGGTTACGCAGTCCCCGAAGAGCTGGATCGCAGCATCATTGAGCTGCTGAAAGACACTTCGCCGATGCGCCAAGTGTGCAACCAGATCACCGTTGGTTCGCCGGATTACAAGCGACTGGTAAGCCTGGGCGGCGCTGGCTCCGGCTGGGTAGGTGAAACCGATGCCCGTCCGGCGACCGGTACCCCGACTCTCGGTCAGATCTCGGCGTTCATGGGCGAGATCTACGCCAACCCGCAGGCCACTCAGACCAGCCTTGACGACATCTTCTTCGATGCCGAGGGCTGGCTGAACAGCGAAGTGTCGCGTGAGTTCTCCGAGAAGGAGGGAAGCGCGTTCACCAGCGGCAACGGTGTGGGCAAACCGAAGGGTTACTTGGCGTACGACCTGGTCACGGATGGCGACAAGACCCGAGCTTTCGGCAAGCTGCAGAAAATCATTTCGGGCGCCGCCGGCAAAATCACGGGTGACAACCTGATCGACCTGATCCATTCCCTGAAGGCGGGCTACCGTGCCAACGGCCGCTTCATGATGACCAACCTGACCCTGGCTTACGTGCGCAAGCTGAAGGACAGCGAAGGCAACTACCTGTGGCGTCCTGGTTTGGAGCTCGGTCAGCCGTCGACGCTGCTGAGCTACGGCATCACCGAGAACGAAGACATGCCTGATGTCGCTGCTGATGCCAACGCGATCTCGTTCGGCGACTTCAAGCGTGGTTACACCATCGTCGACCGTATCGGCACGCGCGTCCTGCGCGACCCCTACACCAACAAGCCGTTCGTAGGTTTTTACACCACCAAGCGCGTCGGCGGAATGCTCGTCGACTCCCAGGCGATCAAGGTCCTCACCCTGAGCGCGGCCTGA
- a CDS encoding HeH/LEM domain-containing protein: MPIISVEQAFKFAEGGNEVVEIPAGEHDVSDRCALVAVEHLGVATYLDGQGHAEVDPLKMSVPELKKWLAAKGIAFDPGAKKEELKALVPKND, from the coding sequence ATGCCGATTATTTCTGTAGAGCAGGCGTTCAAGTTTGCTGAGGGTGGCAACGAGGTGGTGGAGATCCCGGCGGGTGAGCACGACGTCTCCGATCGCTGTGCGCTGGTGGCTGTTGAGCATTTGGGGGTGGCCACCTATCTCGACGGACAAGGCCACGCTGAGGTCGACCCACTCAAGATGAGTGTGCCTGAGCTTAAAAAGTGGCTGGCCGCCAAAGGCATCGCGTTCGATCCTGGCGCGAAGAAGGAAGAGCTGAAGGCGCTGGTCCCGAAAAATGATTGA
- a CDS encoding tape measure protein: MADTDIQGMLVRIEATTAQLRSEIARADSTVAQGAMKIDRSLAQIDDGFDRVGESAKSAGALIRSAMGLAAGAISVKSVIEAADSYSQMSDRIGLATGSFGEYNLVQERLLETAKRTYRPLSEAQELFIRTADSLKSMGKSTGQALDVMDSFSFLLVTNSASADKASSAIDAYSKALQTGKVEADGWQSILAAMPTVVGTLSKATGKSAEEIRSLGAQGKLSLDVLTDGLQKSAEANGKLADSMGVAVRDALQNLSNAFSVYIGQANEATDFTGKLASGISLLGDNFGNLADIALAAATAALAKYGAAAVGSAYSALKDASARKAQAAAVLLAAQAEQQKAQTTVFLAEKEAIAARGTAVQTQMSLQLAEARMAEARATAAAGAAQEVASRASFSLMGVLGGPVGIIALAVGAATAFLALRDNTSDLEKKLGDLADPVDKLAERFNKLNRATQSVTLRELTSKVEDMQDQLRQMSGAIADQFEADMRSMGAAGADGLMAGLVPLPDDAQKALELVRQASANQADGVKVDWKAVADQLRQFPSVTETMARTVEKSQGPVTDFSAELEHQRDILARLTEQTDQHSDAMGRNAARAAEAAAAGQKYLDQQLKQLAASKDKTFLAAANRFIKENADLTDDMAAAIRSAAAARDSQKKADDAAAKAGRKNSSEGESAAKKQLKDFESTEEGYKRQIELINTTGDKQKDATEVAKLSFELQEGKLGKLTEAQKRRLLGMAAELDSLNKLKKANEDALKLESFKAALAVGTKTDVDGYSQELAGIGMGEKARDRMRADLAVRQKYAADVATLNEQRNTGQISTELYASETQALQDAYNQRLLAQQFYYERVDEAEANWLNGAKDAWQDYADYAQNYAAQAADFVSGTLGSATSELGGAFTDIITESKDAGDAVADAAAGMAKSMVGALMDMAAQWLIYGAVQAVVGKSTQSVASLGMVANAQAMSFQAQLAAYASTAAIPLTGPALAPAAAAAAAAATAPMVAGVSTASAMAGAGFMDGGYTGHGRRDEVAGPVHRGEYVFDAEATARIGVGRLEALSDGRIGMAGSSGAAGVAAGESSGMRPIIINAPVTVEAQPGASANDAQRTGEAVSQALERQIMDVMERETQQGGIFWRR, translated from the coding sequence ATGGCCGATACTGATATCCAGGGAATGCTGGTCCGAATTGAGGCAACCACGGCCCAGTTGCGCTCGGAAATCGCTCGCGCCGACTCCACAGTAGCGCAAGGCGCCATGAAGATTGATCGCTCCCTTGCGCAGATCGATGATGGCTTTGACCGTGTCGGCGAAAGCGCCAAGAGCGCGGGCGCACTGATCAGGAGTGCTATGGGGTTGGCCGCTGGAGCGATCTCCGTCAAGTCAGTTATTGAGGCGGCTGACTCCTATTCGCAGATGTCTGACCGGATTGGGCTCGCCACCGGTAGCTTCGGCGAGTACAACCTGGTTCAGGAGCGCCTACTCGAAACGGCTAAGCGCACCTATCGACCGCTGAGCGAAGCGCAAGAGCTTTTCATCAGGACCGCTGACAGCCTGAAGTCCATGGGGAAAAGCACCGGCCAGGCGCTGGATGTCATGGACAGCTTCAGTTTCCTGCTGGTGACCAACTCAGCCAGTGCCGACAAGGCGTCCTCGGCAATCGATGCTTACTCCAAAGCCCTGCAGACCGGAAAAGTCGAGGCGGATGGATGGCAGTCGATCCTGGCGGCAATGCCCACTGTAGTGGGCACCCTATCCAAGGCGACAGGCAAGAGCGCAGAAGAGATCCGCTCTCTCGGAGCGCAGGGCAAGCTCAGTCTGGACGTGCTCACGGACGGCCTACAGAAGTCAGCAGAGGCCAATGGCAAGCTTGCCGACAGCATGGGCGTAGCGGTGCGGGATGCCTTGCAGAACCTGAGTAATGCATTCTCGGTCTACATCGGCCAAGCCAACGAAGCCACCGACTTCACCGGGAAGCTCGCCAGTGGAATTTCGTTACTGGGCGATAACTTTGGAAACCTCGCTGACATCGCGCTGGCCGCAGCCACTGCTGCGCTGGCCAAGTACGGAGCGGCAGCAGTAGGGTCCGCATACTCTGCACTCAAGGATGCATCAGCAAGGAAGGCCCAAGCTGCCGCCGTGTTGCTCGCTGCTCAGGCGGAGCAACAGAAGGCGCAGACAACGGTATTTCTTGCCGAGAAAGAGGCGATCGCGGCGCGCGGAACGGCAGTGCAGACTCAGATGTCGCTGCAGCTGGCCGAGGCCAGGATGGCGGAGGCGCGCGCAACAGCTGCGGCCGGCGCTGCGCAGGAGGTGGCGAGTCGTGCAAGCTTCAGTCTGATGGGGGTGCTCGGCGGCCCCGTGGGGATCATCGCCCTTGCAGTTGGCGCTGCTACAGCGTTCCTAGCGCTTAGAGACAACACCAGCGATCTGGAAAAGAAGCTTGGCGATCTTGCCGATCCCGTTGACAAGCTCGCCGAGCGATTCAACAAACTCAATCGCGCTACACAGTCGGTAACTCTGCGCGAGCTCACTTCCAAAGTGGAGGACATGCAGGATCAGCTACGCCAGATGTCCGGAGCGATTGCTGACCAGTTCGAAGCTGACATGAGAAGCATGGGGGCTGCTGGTGCTGACGGGTTAATGGCTGGCTTGGTACCTCTGCCAGATGACGCTCAGAAAGCATTAGAGCTTGTCAGGCAGGCTTCAGCTAACCAGGCAGATGGGGTAAAGGTTGACTGGAAGGCAGTAGCTGACCAGCTCCGCCAATTCCCCAGCGTGACCGAAACGATGGCCCGCACTGTTGAAAAGAGCCAAGGCCCGGTTACAGATTTCAGCGCCGAGCTTGAGCATCAACGCGACATTCTTGCAAGGCTCACGGAGCAGACAGACCAGCATTCAGACGCTATGGGGCGCAACGCGGCCAGGGCTGCAGAGGCAGCCGCTGCCGGCCAAAAATATCTGGATCAACAGCTCAAGCAGCTCGCTGCATCCAAGGACAAGACGTTCCTCGCGGCCGCCAATCGATTCATCAAGGAGAATGCTGACCTCACCGACGATATGGCCGCCGCGATCCGATCGGCTGCCGCTGCTCGTGACTCGCAGAAGAAAGCCGATGATGCTGCAGCCAAGGCTGGGCGCAAGAACTCGTCCGAAGGCGAGTCTGCTGCCAAGAAGCAGCTCAAGGACTTCGAGTCTACCGAGGAGGGATACAAGCGCCAGATCGAACTGATCAACACCACTGGCGACAAGCAGAAGGACGCCACGGAGGTAGCCAAGCTGTCTTTCGAGCTGCAGGAAGGGAAGCTTGGCAAGCTCACGGAGGCGCAGAAGAGGCGTCTTCTGGGCATGGCGGCAGAGCTCGACTCGTTGAACAAGTTGAAAAAGGCCAACGAAGACGCGCTGAAACTGGAGTCCTTCAAGGCAGCCCTGGCCGTTGGCACCAAGACGGATGTTGACGGCTACTCCCAGGAGCTCGCCGGTATCGGAATGGGCGAAAAGGCCCGTGACCGGATGCGTGCCGATCTGGCTGTTCGGCAGAAGTACGCTGCTGATGTGGCCACGCTCAATGAACAGCGCAATACCGGTCAAATCAGCACCGAGCTTTACGCTAGTGAAACTCAGGCCCTGCAGGATGCCTATAACCAGCGGCTTCTTGCTCAGCAGTTCTATTACGAGCGAGTCGATGAAGCCGAGGCCAACTGGCTGAACGGCGCAAAGGACGCCTGGCAGGATTACGCTGACTACGCCCAGAACTACGCGGCCCAGGCGGCAGACTTCGTGAGCGGCACCCTGGGCTCTGCAACCAGCGAGCTGGGCGGCGCCTTTACCGACATCATCACTGAGTCGAAAGACGCAGGGGACGCAGTGGCGGATGCTGCTGCGGGGATGGCCAAGTCAATGGTTGGCGCTCTCATGGATATGGCGGCTCAGTGGCTGATTTACGGTGCCGTGCAAGCAGTTGTGGGAAAGAGCACCCAATCGGTAGCCAGTCTGGGCATGGTGGCCAACGCACAGGCAATGTCGTTCCAGGCTCAGTTGGCCGCCTATGCGTCTACGGCAGCCATCCCCCTTACCGGTCCGGCATTGGCGCCTGCTGCTGCGGCTGCTGCTGCGGCCGCCACAGCACCGATGGTCGCAGGGGTTTCCACCGCTTCAGCCATGGCTGGCGCTGGCTTTATGGATGGTGGTTACACGGGGCACGGTCGCCGCGATGAAGTGGCCGGCCCGGTGCACCGCGGTGAGTACGTGTTCGATGCCGAGGCCACGGCTCGCATTGGTGTTGGTCGCCTTGAGGCACTGAGTGATGGCCGTATTGGCATGGCGGGCAGCTCGGGGGCGGCTGGCGTCGCTGCGGGCGAGTCTTCAGGCATGCGGCCGATCATCATCAATGCACCGGTCACAGTGGAAGCCCAGCCAGGCGCGAGCGCCAATGACGCTCAGCGAACCGGCGAAGCAGTCTCTCAGGCACTGGAGCGTCAAATTATGGATGTGATGGAGCGAGAAACGCAGCAGGGCGGGATTTTCTGGAGACGGTAA
- a CDS encoding HK97 family phage prohead protease — MIKKMRVPFELKALSEAGEFEGYGSVFGVKDHGSDIVMPGAFTDSLIEWRGKNKLPPVLWQHKTHEPIGPHTDMKEDEKGLYVKGQLLIDDDPLARRAHAHMKAGSVTGLSIGYTLDDWEWDSVKGAYLLKKITLWEVSVVTFAMNEAAYVTDVKSLLERGETPPPSKVERALREVGFSGSQAKAFMAKGYGAVSPREAGADEALQSLKSLLDKM, encoded by the coding sequence GTGATTAAGAAAATGCGTGTCCCCTTCGAGCTCAAGGCGTTGTCCGAGGCCGGCGAGTTCGAAGGGTATGGCTCTGTGTTCGGGGTCAAGGATCATGGCTCCGATATCGTGATGCCAGGAGCTTTCACTGATTCGCTGATCGAGTGGCGGGGCAAGAACAAGTTGCCTCCGGTTCTTTGGCAGCACAAGACCCACGAGCCCATCGGCCCTCACACTGACATGAAGGAGGATGAGAAGGGTCTGTATGTAAAAGGCCAGTTGCTGATTGATGACGATCCGCTTGCTCGCCGTGCCCATGCCCACATGAAGGCTGGCAGTGTCACTGGTCTGTCGATCGGCTACACGCTCGACGACTGGGAGTGGGATAGCGTCAAAGGCGCCTACCTGCTGAAAAAGATCACTCTGTGGGAAGTATCGGTGGTCACGTTCGCCATGAACGAAGCGGCATATGTCACCGATGTGAAATCTCTGCTGGAACGCGGCGAAACTCCGCCGCCCAGCAAAGTGGAGCGCGCCCTGCGAGAGGTAGGGTTTTCGGGCTCCCAGGCCAAGGCCTTCATGGCCAAAGGCTACGGCGCAGTTTCACCGCGAGAGGCGGGTGCCGACGAAGCACTTCAATCCCTGAAATCCCTTTTGGACAAAATGTAA
- a CDS encoding HK97-gp10 family putative phage morphogenesis protein, with protein MAVRRSRMSGDFKLRRTLRNIHTMMDNELKPAMQSGADQILQTMRNLVPKDTGAAAAALEAFVSASGLDAQIGLRGKRNNRRFFYLRFVEYGTKGYSGKLYHRADADAVSGSHTTNRDRSQLSGKNRLGRRDTKNKSDGTTFFGKYPDIPARPAHPWLRPALDVNRDVVLADIAEAVRRTLRKASEGSADG; from the coding sequence ATGGCCGTTCGCCGCTCCAGGATGTCGGGAGATTTTAAGCTCCGGCGCACACTGCGCAACATCCACACCATGATGGACAATGAGCTCAAGCCAGCCATGCAGAGCGGCGCGGACCAGATCCTACAGACAATGCGCAACCTGGTGCCGAAAGACACTGGCGCAGCAGCTGCAGCCCTGGAAGCGTTCGTTTCGGCGAGCGGCCTGGATGCGCAGATCGGATTGCGCGGCAAGCGTAATAACCGGCGCTTCTTCTATCTGCGCTTTGTCGAGTACGGCACCAAGGGCTATAGCGGCAAGCTCTATCATCGGGCTGACGCCGATGCTGTGTCGGGCTCACACACCACCAACCGAGATCGCTCGCAGCTGAGCGGTAAGAATCGCCTCGGACGCCGCGACACGAAGAACAAGAGCGATGGCACCACCTTCTTCGGCAAGTATCCGGATATTCCGGCTAGGCCTGCCCACCCGTGGCTGCGTCCGGCGCTGGACGTAAACCGGGACGTAGTCCTGGCGGATATTGCCGAGGCAGTGCGCCGGACGCTGCGCAAGGCCAGCGAGGGGAGCGCCGATGGCTGA
- a CDS encoding head-tail connector protein — MIDLASVKAHLRVDGDEEDALIQGYTDAALSTFELWTNRTLIEEGAAMPDPVGNALKITKAIRQGALLLIGHWYASRETVVIGTITAELPMATNALWKPHRWVNI; from the coding sequence ATGATTGACCTGGCGAGCGTGAAAGCGCATCTCCGGGTGGATGGTGACGAAGAGGACGCTTTGATTCAGGGCTACACGGACGCAGCCCTGAGCACCTTCGAGCTCTGGACCAATCGCACGTTGATCGAGGAGGGTGCCGCGATGCCTGACCCAGTTGGTAATGCCCTGAAAATCACCAAGGCCATCCGCCAAGGCGCCTTGCTGCTGATCGGGCACTGGTACGCAAGTCGCGAGACTGTCGTTATCGGAACGATCACCGCTGAGCTTCCCATGGCCACCAATGCCCTGTGGAAGCCGCACCGCTGGGTGAATATATGA
- a CDS encoding DUF3168 domain-containing protein: MADPSVALQEALFARLEAEVSCPIFDGVPMNTAKPYVSIDREISTNIRPIAGRKREQRLIYLSVWSDAIGQAEVKRINGEIINALDERRLPLATGRAVSVRVEQADAQRDADGVTYQGSITVRVITTH, encoded by the coding sequence ATGGCTGATCCATCTGTCGCACTGCAAGAGGCGCTGTTCGCGCGCCTGGAGGCCGAGGTGAGTTGCCCGATCTTCGACGGGGTGCCGATGAACACGGCAAAGCCCTATGTTTCTATCGACCGGGAAATCTCCACGAACATTCGCCCGATCGCAGGTCGCAAGCGTGAGCAGCGCCTGATCTACCTCTCGGTGTGGTCCGATGCCATTGGTCAGGCCGAGGTCAAGCGTATCAACGGCGAGATTATCAATGCCCTCGACGAGCGCAGGCTGCCACTGGCCACCGGTCGGGCGGTATCTGTCCGCGTCGAGCAGGCTGACGCTCAGCGTGATGCCGACGGTGTCACTTACCAGGGCTCGATCACGGTTCGCGTGATCACCACCCACTGA
- a CDS encoding phage portal protein, whose amino-acid sequence MFKALLGRKSNPLAIDTPEKLAQAMGSGYETSSGQRVTTTSALQQLVVFNCVRVLAESIGMLPCRLMKQADKVRLPATGHRLYPLLTMAPNGYMTSQEFWEMLVACLCLRGNFYAYKVEALGNVIELLPLNPDIVQPKLNDDWTVEYKVDFKSGQKTLSQKEIWHVRLFTLDGLNGLNPIAYARQTLGLGQAMDAHAGKLFTNGAVTSGVLRTEQTLTDEAFARLKEEFQGEHMGAANAYKPMILEMGLDWKPISLNAQDAQFIESKRMTEAQLCGLFRVPPHLVANMEKMTLNNVEQMGMNFVNYSLVPIITRIEHRIQVGLLNEKDRLTHYAKFNAGALMRGDLNGRYNSYGKGIQWGILSPNDCRELEDENPREGGDVYLTPMNMTTKPEGGNSD is encoded by the coding sequence ATGTTTAAGGCCCTGCTTGGGAGAAAGAGCAACCCGCTAGCCATCGACACGCCGGAGAAGCTGGCCCAGGCGATGGGCTCCGGATACGAAACTTCTTCAGGACAGCGCGTGACCACCACCAGCGCTCTGCAGCAGCTGGTGGTATTCAACTGCGTGCGCGTGCTGGCCGAGTCGATCGGCATGCTGCCGTGCCGCCTGATGAAGCAGGCGGACAAGGTACGTTTACCGGCGACAGGTCACCGACTTTACCCGCTGCTGACCATGGCACCGAACGGTTACATGACGTCCCAGGAGTTCTGGGAAATGCTTGTCGCCTGCCTCTGTCTGCGCGGCAACTTCTACGCCTACAAGGTCGAGGCCCTTGGCAATGTAATCGAGCTTCTTCCGCTCAACCCCGACATCGTCCAGCCGAAGCTGAACGACGATTGGACCGTTGAATACAAGGTCGATTTCAAGTCTGGACAGAAGACGCTCTCGCAGAAAGAGATCTGGCACGTCCGGCTATTCACTCTGGATGGGCTGAACGGCCTTAACCCAATTGCCTACGCTCGCCAGACGCTTGGGCTTGGCCAGGCAATGGACGCCCATGCCGGAAAGTTGTTCACCAACGGGGCAGTCACCAGCGGGGTGCTGCGTACCGAGCAGACGCTCACCGATGAAGCGTTCGCCAGGCTGAAGGAAGAGTTCCAGGGCGAGCATATGGGGGCGGCAAACGCCTACAAGCCCATGATCCTGGAGATGGGCCTGGACTGGAAGCCCATCAGCCTGAACGCCCAGGACGCCCAATTCATCGAGTCAAAGCGTATGACCGAGGCGCAGCTCTGCGGCCTCTTCCGTGTACCGCCGCACCTGGTGGCGAACATGGAAAAGATGACGCTCAACAACGTTGAGCAGATGGGCATGAACTTCGTGAACTACTCCCTGGTGCCGATCATCACGCGCATCGAACACCGGATTCAGGTTGGCCTGCTCAATGAGAAGGACCGACTGACTCACTACGCCAAATTCAACGCCGGCGCCCTGATGCGCGGCGACCTAAATGGGCGCTACAACTCCTACGGCAAGGGTATTCAGTGGGGAATCCTGAGCCCGAACGACTGCCGGGAGTTGGAGGACGAGAATCCGCGTGAAGGCGGAGATGTGTACCTAACCCCGATGAACATGACCACCAAGCCGGAGGGCGGCAACAGTGATTAA